The Abditibacteriaceae bacterium DNA window CTGGACTCGCAACGTTCACCCCGAGTATCTGCTGCCGCCCACGGTTTACCGTTACGCATTCACCATTCAAGCCCAGCAATGAATTGATCTTTTCCTTACTTATGCGGACACGGAAAGCAAAGGGTCATTCTCCTTTTTGCTCAAACTCGGTAGATGAGCAGTAGCACAATGCTGAATGTAAGCATTTGTGACGTGCATCTCAGGTTAATCCCACTTAAGTGTAGAAAATCAATCTTGTTGATCTGCCAGTCAAAAGTGAGTTCAATAGTACAAGGACTTGGCAGTGCTTCGCTTCAGCGCTCATTTATTACATCATGTGCGCTGAAGCGTCGGAACAATGAGGGAACGTGTGAGTTAGCTTCAATCTAAGATTACCTAATAGAACAAGCTACTTTAACTGCGACAAGACGATGGACTATTTACTTCGCGTCTACGTAAGCACCGACGACCTCTTCAGGAAAGGAGGACGAACTCCACATCAAACTCAGCGAGGCGTGCACCGCCGGCCCTTGAACATAATGAATCTCGATGACGTGTGCACCGCGTTTGAGTGACATCTGGCCAGAAACAGGCGAGCTTTTCTGCACGCGCCAAACATCAATAATCTTTTTGCCATCCAGGAACAGCCGCCCACCATCGTCAAGCTCTTTAAAGCGAAACCGGTAAACATCGTCTTTGGGAACAAAGATTTTGCCGACCCACTTCGCGCTCCAGAAAACTCCGGTCATACCCGGGCCGGGTGCTTTCTCGCCCCAGTCAAAGTCGATCACTTTGTCCAATCGCTTAAATTTGAAGGTTGTGAAGACCGGCCAATCAATCGGATGCCGCCCTTCTTCCTGCTCCAAATTCTTGGAAGATAAATCGACATCCTGATAATAGCTGCCTACCAACCCGTTCGGATACAGGCCACGCCCGATGTCACTTTCTTTTTCGCGCTCTTTTTCCGAGAGTGTACGGCCGCGCTGGGGCCCACGGCCGATTGTGCTCCCTGCATCACCTTCACCGGCGCGGCCACCGTCACCACCGCTGCGCCCCCCACCAGGACGAGGTCCGCTGCCAATACCACCGGACAAACCGCCGCGTCCTCCCACACCGTTGCCAGGTTCATCACCGTTTTCTTCTCCGCCTCCACTTCCGCGCCCGCCATTGCCTGTCTTCCCCGGCCCACCGTTGCCTTGACCACCGTTGCCTTGACCACCGTTATCGACTGTGCCTCTGCCCCCTTTGCCACCCGATGTGCCCCACGGGTCACCGGCGAGTCGAGGCCCACGTCCTGCTTTACCTCGCCCACTGCCGTTACCGCCAGAAGCGTTGCCCAAACCGCCCCGTCCCCTGCCGCCCCCGGCGACATCATCGCCCCCTGTACCGCGCCGTCCACCCAGTCCGTCGTCGCGGCTCGCGCCCAGCCCCGACCCGGGACGTGTTTTGAGTGCGCCGCGTGCTGGCCCCTGATCGCCCTCCCCGACCCCGGTGCCGCGATCGCGTCCCGCACCGCCACCAGATTCTCCTCCGGAGCCGCCACCC harbors:
- a CDS encoding PA14 domain-containing protein translates to MRNGANDELAGTSGAGGTRLPRARPRGGSGGGRNSGVLVYNDRSNRDPDRMAVAPGFGPGTGGGSGGESGGGAGRDRGTGVGEGDQGPARGALKTRPGSGLGASRDDGLGGRRGTGGDDVAGGGRGRGGLGNASGGNGSGRGKAGRGPRLAGDPWGTSGGKGGRGTVDNGGQGNGGQGNGGPGKTGNGGRGSGGGEENGDEPGNGVGGRGGLSGGIGSGPRPGGGRSGGDGGRAGEGDAGSTIGRGPQRGRTLSEKEREKESDIGRGLYPNGLVGSYYQDVDLSSKNLEQEEGRHPIDWPVFTTFKFKRLDKVIDFDWGEKAPGPGMTGVFWSAKWVGKIFVPKDDVYRFRFKELDDGGRLFLDGKKIIDVWRVQKSSPVSGQMSLKRGAHVIEIHYVQGPAVHASLSLMWSSSSFPEEVVGAYVDAK